The genomic window AAGACGTCCGTTTCTATAGAGCAAAAAGGTTGGTGTGCCTTTGACTGTAAACCGGCTTGAGAGGGCCGGCTCCCTGTCCACGTCTACCTTCAGCACTTTCAAAGAACCCGCCCTCCTTGCAGCGATATCATTAACAACAGGCTCGATCGCGCGGCAATGACCGCACCACTGCGCAAAAAATTCAACAAGCAAGAGCATGGGCCAATCGTTCACTTCACGGTCGAATGTTGAGGCAGCC from Nitrospirota bacterium includes these protein-coding regions:
- a CDS encoding thiol reductase thioredoxin, producing the protein MQTGSILLRCRSCHTLNRLPAGKLGLRPVCGKCKAPLDFPRTPVYAAASTFDREVNDWPMLLLVEFFAQWCGHCRAIEPVVNDIAARRAGSLKVLKVDVDREPALSSRFTVKGTPTFLLYRNGRLLGRIDGAPKSHSELEAWILQMSRT